The Coraliomargarita parva region CCTATCCGAGCACCTACGAAGGTTTCGGCAATGCCTTGCTGGAGGCCATCTATTTCCGTGTTCCGGTGGTGATCAACCGCTACTCGATCTACGTCCAGGATATCGAGCCCAAGGGCTTCAAGTTATTGGAGATGGACGGGTTTATCACCCCGCAGCTGGTCGAACAGGTGCGGCGCGTGATCGAGGACAAGAAATACCGCGAGTCGATCGTCGACCACAACTACAAGGTCGCCCGCAAATACTATAGTTACACGGTGCTGCGCCGTGTTTTACGTTACCATATTGCCGCCCTGACGGGGGATGCGCCGAGCCTGAATACCCGCAAGAAGAACAATTATGATCAAGTCAGTATCTAGAGAACAACTACGCATCGTACGTCGCCGTCTCAGCGCGCTGTATGGCGGACGTGCGGACAAGTTGCTGGAGCGCTTTTTCATGATGATCGGGCGTTACGGGGTGGGGGCGATTGAATCCCTGACCGACAACGGGAAGTGGGACGAGCGTGACAGCGTGCTCATCACCTATGCGGACACGGTCCGTGACCCCGAGCGCGGCAGTCCGCTGAACGCACTGACCCAGTTTTCGAACAAGAACCTGAAGGGAGCGATCCGTACGATCCATTTGCTACCGTTTTACCCCTGGTCGTCGGACGACGGATTCTCGGTGATCGACTACCGGAAGGTGGCCGAGGAGAACGGGACATGGTCTGATGTCGAGAAGCTGGGCAAAGAGTTCGACCTGATGTTCGACCTGGTGCTCAACCACTGCTCTGCGAAGAGCAGCTGGTTCAAGGACTTCGTCGCTGGGATCGAACCGGCACGCCACTACTTTCTGGATATGGATCCGGATCTGGACTATTCGGATGTCGTGCGTCCACGAACCTCCCCGCTGTTGACCACCACCCGGACGCGTGACGGAGATGCCCATGTCTGGACCACATTCTCGGCAGACCAGGTGGACTTGAACTGGCAGAACCCTGACGTGCTGTTCGAGTTCATCGACATACTTTTCCTCTACATCTCGATGGGCATGCGGATTGTCCGCTTTGATGCGGTTGCCTTTTGTTGGAAGCAACTGGGGACGAATTGTATCCATCTTCCGGAGACGCATGAAATCGTGAAGCTCTTTCACGATATCATAGACATCGTGGCTCCCCGCACCATCCTGCTGACCGAAACCAACGTGCCACACGAGGAGAATGTGAGCTACTTTGGCTACGGTGACGAGGCTCACATGGTCTACCAATTCAGTCTGCCGCCATTACTTCTCCACGGTCTGGCTACCGGAAATGCCAGTTATCTGACAAGGTGGGCGAGCGAGTTGGCACCGCCGCCGGAAGGCTGCACCTTCTTTAACTTTACCGCCAGCCACGACGGCGTCGGGGTCCGTCCCGTCGAAGGACTGCTTCCTGAGAAGGAGAAGATGAAGCTGATCAAGCACGTTGAGCAATCGGGCGGTAAGATCAACTGGCGTACGATGCCCGACGGGAGCAAGCAGCCCTATGAATTGAATGTCACTTACTTCTCGGCATTGGCCAATACCGGGGATCCGGAGTTGGGTGTCGCCCGATTCCTTTGCTCCCAAGCCTTGATGCTCTCGCTTCGCGGCATTCCCGGAATCTACTTCCACAGCCTGGTCGGTACCGAAAACGATCTGGAAGGAGTCGAGTCGAGCGGAATCAACCGTCGCATCAACCGGCACAAGTATGACATGACCGAGTTGAAAGCGCATCTGTCAGAGCCCAAGGCGAAGCGGGTCTTTGATACTTACCTGAAGATGCTGCGCCGTCGAGCCGGCCATCCGGCCTTCCATCCGGATGCGGAACAGCACGTTTTCGACATTGATCCGGAGCTGTTTGTGCACAGCCGCATCTCTCTCAACCGGGACGAGGTCGTCTTCTGCATCTATAATTTCAGCGACCAAGCAAAGGCGATTACCAATCCGGCGGACACCGAATTGCTGAAAAAGACCAAGAGCTTCTACGACATCCTTTCCGGAAAAACGCATGGTTCCGGCAAAAAAGGCATCAAGCTGGCCCCTTATCAGGCGCTGTGGTTGGTGCCCCGAAGCTGATTTTCGCGCGTTGAATTGAATTGAGCGGTCGATCCCGCTCCTGAACTTGTGAAATATAGCTGTAACCTGGATTTTCGCTGAGCTCAGGTCTTTTGTTTTATAAGTCATTAATTATAAGCTTTATTGGGTGTTGCCTGGGGGGTTCTTCCTAGGGCGGGGTATGCCTTTTACGTATTTTGTGGCGATGGTTGGCTTATTTCGGCTTGCTTTTTTTGTGGGGAGTCCCATCTTCCGCGGTCCTTTTTCAAATTCGACCCTCTAACGTTCTCAACCCGAAGTACCATGCCAGCAACCCAGACACACGGACTGACGCGTTTGCTCAAAGGACTCGCTTGTGCAGCCGGTATTTTTGTAGCCGGACCTCAAGTGGTACATGCGGAAGTGACGGATTATGAGCGTCAAATCATTGCCTCCGTCCTAGTGTTGGAGGCGGCAAATCAGGGGGAGATCGGGATGCGAGCAGTTTTGCACGTTATCGACAACCGTGCCTCGGGGAATCCGGAACGAGCGATCGGCCAAGTGGCCCGCCGCAAAGCCTTTTCCTGTCTGAACGGGATCACTTCCCAACGAAATCCGGACTACGGTCCTGCGATTGGACGCGCGATGCAGGATCGTACCTGGACGCTGGCCCGTAAATTGGTCGATGACTATGTTGCCGGACGCCTGGGACCGGATCTTACCGGGGGTGCGACCCATTACTGCATCCATCCGCCAGCCAGCTGGCAGGCTCAGATGGAATTCAAGGTTAAGATCGGCCAGCACTCGTTCTACCGCGAGGGCTAGTTGCCGAACGGTTATATTGGGGAGGGGCGATGCCCTGAGAATTTGTGCGTGTAACAAGCGGAGCTTTTTTCAGGCGCGCGCTTGACATGAAGGTCCAATCCGGACGTAACATATGCGCTTTCTACTGCTCGGGTGGTGAAATTGGCAGACACGCCAGATTTAGGTTCTGGTGCCGTAAGGCGTGAGGGTTCAAGTCCCTCCCCGAGTAGAGGGAAGTTGTTGTTTATCAAGGGCTTTTAACTTTTGGGTGCCGGCGATGACAACATGTGGCCCAATGTTGTGTTTTGGGCTTGTTTGAAGCGTTGATATGGGCGGACATCTTATGGTCTTTGCATTTGCTTCATGCTAGGCAGGTTCTAGTTTGCGAGCATGAGTGACGGCGATCTGCACGACCTGTATCAGGAGATCATTCTCGACCACAACAAGCGGCCGAGGCATTACGGCGTACTCAGCGGTTACACGCATACGGCGGAAGGCTACAACCCGCTTTGTGGCGACAAGGTGAATGTGTACCTGAAACTGGTGGATGGACAGGTCGAAGCCGTGCAATTCGAGGCCGCCGCCTGTGCGATTTGTAAGGCTTCTGCGTCCATGATGACGGAGACGCTGTCTGGAAAGTCACTGGAAGAAGCCGAGCGCCTGACCGGGCGTGTCACGGAGATCCTGACGACCGAGACCGGCACGGATTTGTCTGTGGATGGGGAAGTGGCGGCGTTGGCCGGGGTGCGGAAGTTTCCGGCCCGAGTCAAATGTGCCAGCTTGCCCTGGCATACTTACGAAGCCGCGCTGAAGGGGGAAGCCCGGGCGGTGACTGAATA contains the following coding sequences:
- a CDS encoding alpha-amylase family glycosyl hydrolase; protein product: MIKSVSREQLRIVRRRLSALYGGRADKLLERFFMMIGRYGVGAIESLTDNGKWDERDSVLITYADTVRDPERGSPLNALTQFSNKNLKGAIRTIHLLPFYPWSSDDGFSVIDYRKVAEENGTWSDVEKLGKEFDLMFDLVLNHCSAKSSWFKDFVAGIEPARHYFLDMDPDLDYSDVVRPRTSPLLTTTRTRDGDAHVWTTFSADQVDLNWQNPDVLFEFIDILFLYISMGMRIVRFDAVAFCWKQLGTNCIHLPETHEIVKLFHDIIDIVAPRTILLTETNVPHEENVSYFGYGDEAHMVYQFSLPPLLLHGLATGNASYLTRWASELAPPPEGCTFFNFTASHDGVGVRPVEGLLPEKEKMKLIKHVEQSGGKINWRTMPDGSKQPYELNVTYFSALANTGDPELGVARFLCSQALMLSLRGIPGIYFHSLVGTENDLEGVESSGINRRINRHKYDMTELKAHLSEPKAKRVFDTYLKMLRRRAGHPAFHPDAEQHVFDIDPELFVHSRISLNRDEVVFCIYNFSDQAKAITNPADTELLKKTKSFYDILSGKTHGSGKKGIKLAPYQALWLVPRS
- a CDS encoding cell wall hydrolase, producing MPATQTHGLTRLLKGLACAAGIFVAGPQVVHAEVTDYERQIIASVLVLEAANQGEIGMRAVLHVIDNRASGNPERAIGQVARRKAFSCLNGITSQRNPDYGPAIGRAMQDRTWTLARKLVDDYVAGRLGPDLTGGATHYCIHPPASWQAQMEFKVKIGQHSFYREG
- the sufU gene encoding Fe-S cluster assembly sulfur transfer protein SufU, producing the protein MSDGDLHDLYQEIILDHNKRPRHYGVLSGYTHTAEGYNPLCGDKVNVYLKLVDGQVEAVQFEAAACAICKASASMMTETLSGKSLEEAERLTGRVTEILTTETGTDLSVDGEVAALAGVRKFPARVKCASLPWHTYEAALKGEARAVTE